One segment of Macrotis lagotis isolate mMagLag1 chromosome 1, bilby.v1.9.chrom.fasta, whole genome shotgun sequence DNA contains the following:
- the LOC141490048 gene encoding olfactory receptor 51L1-like codes for MPNLPSTNFSFTTFLLTGFPGLEWAHCWISLPIFAGYLVAILGNITILHLVRTENTLHQPMYYFLAILAVTDLGLCMSTLPTVLGVLWFDARVIGLVSCILQQHFLHSFSFMESAVLFAMSLDRLVAIRFPLRYAIILSGPRVALAGTVLGLRSAAITAAPSLRLFTFQYCHPGALSHAYCLHQDMIRLACSDTRFNSIYGLCIIMLAMGSDVLFILVSYTIILHTVLSIASARERLKALNTCVSHILAVFCFYVPVLGLSIVHRFGRHTSPVVHVLMGTVSVLFPPLMNPVIYSIKTQQIRRAILKVVSLGKL; via the coding sequence ATGCCTAATTTGCCCAGTACCAATTTCAGCTTTACCACCTTTTTACTGACTGGTTTCCCAGGTCTGGAGTGGGCCCACTGCTGGATCTCTCTGCCCATCTTTGCAGGCTATCTAGTGGCCATCCTGGGCAACATCACCATCCTTCACTTGGTGCGCACTGAGAACACCCTGCACCAGCCCATGTACTACTTCTTAGCAATTCTGGCAGTGACAGACCTGGGTCTATGCATGTCAACTCTGCCCACAGTGTTGGGCGTGCTGTGGTTTGATGCCCGGGTCATTGGGCTTGTGTCCTGTATTCTCCAACAGCATTTCCTCCACTCCTTCTCCTTCATGGAATCTGCTGTGCTCTTTGCCATGTCTCTGGACCGACTGGTGGCCATTCGGTTCCCATTGCGCTATGCCATCATCCTCTCTGGCCCCCGTGTAGCCCTGGCTGGGACAGTACTTGGTCTGAGGAGTGCAGCTATCACAGCAGCCCCCTCCCTCCGCTTATTTACTTTTCAGTACTGCCACCCAGGGGCTCTCTCTCATGCTTACTGTTTACATCAGGACATGATCCGTCTGGCCTGCTCTGACACCCGCTTCAACAGCATCTATGGACTGTGCATTATAATGCTGGCCATGGGCTCTGATGTTCTTTTCATTCTGGTCTCCTATACTATAATACTCCACACTGTGCTCTCCATCGCCTCTGCCAGGGAGAGACTTAAAGCCCTCAACACATGTGTGTCCCACATTCTGGCCGTGTTCTGCTTCTATGTACCTGTGCTTGGCTTATCCATTGTTCACCGCTTTGGGCGCCATACTTCTCCAGTTGTGCATGTGCTTATGGGCACAGTCTCAGTTCTCTTCCCACCCCTGATGAACCCTGTGATCTACAGTATCAAGACCCAACAGATCCGTCGAGCCATCCTCAAGGTGGTCTCTTTGGGAAAGCTCTAG
- the LOC141507839 gene encoding olfactory receptor 51M1-like, translating into MISFFPHSPVNITQFRPTFFLIGFPGLEAIQHWILIPFCLMYLVAILGNCFILFIIKTNSHLHTPMYYLLSLLAFNDLGLSVSTLPTTLVTFWLGSQDIYFGTCQFQMFCIHSFSFMESAVLLVMSFDRFVAICCPLRYSVIVTGQRVTRVGLAIILRGPVALLPIVLLLQAFPYCGRRILSHSFCLHQDVIRLACADTTFNNLYGLTLVVFTVILDLVFIALSYALILHAVMGLASREEKLRAFQTCTSHLSAVLVFFVPMVGLSLVHRFGRHASPVVHLLMANIYLFVPPMLNPIIYSIKTKEIRRAIVKLMVQLKWRSRH; encoded by the coding sequence atgatttctttctttcctcactcTCCAGTCAATATCACCCAATTCCGTCCaactttcttcctcattggtttCCCTGGTTTGGAGGCCATTCAACACTGGATCCTTATCCCGTTCTGTCTGATGTATCTAGTGGCCATCTTGGGTAACTGCTTCATCTTGTTCATCATTAAGACAAACAGTCATCTCCACACACCCATGTACTACCTTCTCTCACTGCTAGCCTTCAATGATCTTGGCCTCTCAGTGTCCACACTGCCCACCACACTGGTCACCTTCTGGCTTGGTTCTCAAGACATCTATTTTGGCACTTGCCAGTTCCAGATGTTTTGTATCCATTCCTTCTCCTTCATGGAATCTGCTGTGCTCCTTGTCATGTCATTTGACCGTTTTGTGGCCATCTGTTGTCCATTGAGATACTCAGTTATTGTCACAGGTCAAAGAGTGACTCGGGTTGGCCTTGCCATCATCTTGAGGGGTCCTGTGGCTCTACTTCCCATTGTCCTCCTTCTCCAAGCATTCCCATATTGTGGACGGCGAATCCTCTCTCACTCTTTTTGTCTGCACCAGGATGTGATCCGCCTGGCTTGTGCGGACACTACGTTTAATAACCTGTATGGGCTGACACTGGTGGTATTCACTGTGATTCTTGACCTGGTTTTCATTGCCTTGTCTTATGCTCTCATTCTCCATGCTGTGATGGGTCTGGCCTCCCGAGAAGAGAAGCTAAGAGCATTTCAGACATGTACCTCACATCTCAGTGCTGTGTTGGTTTTCTTTGTACCTATGGTGGGGTTGTCTTTAGTACACCGCTTTGGAAGGCATGCTTCACCTGTTGTCCATCTCCTTATGGCTAACATCTACCTATTTGTGCCTCCCATGCTCAACCCCATCATCTATAGCATCAAGACCAAGGAGATACGCCGGGCAATTGTCAAGCTCATGGTACAACTAAAATGGAGATCTAGGCACTAA
- the LOC141490040 gene encoding olfactory receptor 51B6-like, translated as MWFNSSSTDPFFLTGFPGMEGAHRWISIPFFAVYVSVIFGNGTLLFLIKNDHNLHEPMYYFLAMLAATDLGVTLTTMPTVLRVLWLDQRQIGHGICFAQAYFIHTLSIVESGVLLSMAYDRFVAICNPLRYTTILTNSQVMKIGIGVLMRAALSIMPIIIRLHWLPYCHSHILSHAFCLHQDVIKLACANITFNRLYPVVVVFAMVLMDFFIIVFSYVLILKTVMGIASGEERAKALNTCVSHICCILVFYVTVVGLTFIHRFGKHVPHVVHITMSYVYFLFPPLMNPVIYSVKTKQIQSGFFRMFSFQKTGV; from the coding sequence ATGTGGTTCAATAGCAGCAGCACAGATCCCTTCTTTCTGACTGGGTTCCCAGGCATGGAAGGAGCTCACCGTTGGATTTCCATCCCCTTCTTTGCAGTGTATGTTTCTGTTATTTTTGGCAATGGCACTCTCCTCTTCCTCATAAAGAATGACCACAACCTCCATGAACCCATGTACTATTTCCTTGCCATGCTGGCAGCCACAGATCTTGGAGTGACTTTAACCACAATGCCCACTGTTCTGCGGGTCCTATGGCTGGATCAGAGACAGATTGGTCACGGAATCTGCTTTGCCCAGGCCTACTTCATACACACACTTTCTATAGTGGAATCAGGTGTCTTGCTGTCTATGGCCTATGACCGTTTTGTTGCCATTTGCAACCCACTGAGATACACCACTATCCTCACCAATTCCCAAGTGATGAAGATTGGGATTGGGGTGCTGATGAGAGCTGCTTTGTCTATTATGCCTATAATTATAAGACTTCATTGGCTCCCTTATTGCCATTCTCATATACTCTCTCATGCCTTTTGCCTCCATCAAGATGTCATCAAGTTGGCTTGTGCCAACATCACCTTCAATCGACTCTATCCTGTTGTAGTAGTGTTTGCAATGGTACTAATGGACTTTTTTATTATTGTGTTCTCTTATGTTCTGATACTTAAGACAGTCATGGGCATTGCCTCTGGAGAGGAACGGGCCAAGGCCCTCAATACTTGTGTTTCCCATATCTGCTGCATCCTTGTCTTTTATGTCACCGTGGTTGGGCTGACTTTCATCCATCGGTTTGGGAAACATGTACCACATGTGGTCCACATTACAATGAGCTATGTCTACTTCCTTTTCCCCCCATTAATGAATCCAGTTATCTATAGTGTCAAAACTAAGCAAATACAAAGTGGTTTTTTCCGCATGTTCTCTTTTCAAAAAACTGGAGTGTGA